Genomic window (Sebastes umbrosus isolate fSebUmb1 chromosome 21, fSebUmb1.pri, whole genome shotgun sequence):
attattattttaaaaatccaaGAATACacgttttcttttcattttatatatatatatattttttttttctatgtagtttatttttattcttattaatttgtatttatttatttatttttgtattaattgtaTAGCTCACTgcttaaataataatacaataaataaataaaataaaaaaagaattccTGGATTATTTCCTTTGCAACAGTTATATACAGATGCAATGTCtattattcaattattattttaaaaatccaaGAATACacgttttcttttcattttatatatatatatatatatatatatatatatatatatatatatatatatatatatatatatattttctatgtagtttatttttattcttattaatttgtatttatttatttatttttgtattaattttataGCTCACTgcttaaataataatacaataaataaataaaataaaaaaagaattccTGGATTATTTCCTTTGCAACAGTTAGATACAGATGCAATGTCTGTTATTCAATTATTATGTTTTGAAATCCAAGAAGACTGTACCATACTGTTAACCTGATTTTGGCATTGTATACATATTTTTTGCCTTAGACTTTATATTTCCCTAAGCATAAATAAAGTTGTACCTCATCACAGAGCAGATTAAATGGACCATCGTGGACCTCTTGTGGCTCCACGTGGTATTTATCAGCATCAACTCTGACCCGGAAGTACCTCACAGTGTGTTCCCCACGTGTTGAGCTCACACATCCAACAGCAACATGGCTTCGTGTAGTGTGGAGGAGCTGTTAGCTAAAGCCGAACAAGAAGACGCAGAGAAACTGAAGAGCATCTCCGTTCAGAAGGAGCTGGACCTGGACTTTGACATCGGCAACCTGCTGGCTTCTGACAAAAACCGCATCGAGTGGAAGAAAGGCGAGAAGAAAGAGGACTTCTTACGGGTGTTAGCTCGGGACAACACGCAGCTTCTCATCAACGAGATCTGGAAACGGCCCACTGAGAGAGTCGAGGAGGCGATAGTGACAAAACTACCTGAACAAACAACACCTTTACCCAGAACCAAGCCAGCACCGAAGCGGAAAGCTCCGACAAAATGGGAAGAGTTCGCCAAACTGAAGGGCatccagaagaagaagaagaccaaCCTGGTGTGGGATGAAACAGCCAAAGACTGGAAGAGACGCTGGGGCTACCAAAGAGCCAAAGATGACACCAAAGAGTGGCTCATTGAGGTGCCTGTGACTGCAGATCCAAACGAGGACCAGTTTGCAAAACGTGCAAAAGCAAAGAAGGAAAGAGTGGCCAAGAATGAGTACAACCGGCTGAAGAACATCGCCAGAGCTCAGAAGGTCAAAGTGCCAGGTGTTGGGTTGACCCCCATGGCTCAGCAGAACAAAGAGGACCTCTCCAAAGCTGTGAGTGTGGCCAAAGTCTCCACAGCATCAGCTGGGAGGTTTCAGGACCGCCTGCCTAAAGAGAAACCACCTAAAAACACAGGCAAGAGGAGGAAGTTTGAGCCACTCATTGGTGACTTCTCCACTGAGAAGCACAAGCAGCTGGAGTTGTTGAAGCTGATGGGCGGCAAGGGGCCCAAGCTGGACATCACCAGGGCTGTGGACAAACAGatcagagaggagaacagagaggaggcTGCAGCCAGGTTCAAGAAGGGAGCAGGGAAGAAAGGACGCAGATCAAACATGGGTGGGAAGGGTGGGAAGGGTGGGAAAGGAGGTGGAGGTAAAtttggaggaggaaaaggaggtaaagctggaggaggaggaggaaaaggaaaagctggaggaggaggaggaggaggaagaagaagagaaggtaaagctggaggagaaggagggaagaggagaggcaaACCTGGGAAGCGTTGAGGATAATCTGCTATATCTTGTTTGTGCCTTGGCATCAAAAACATCAGACTGGACTTGGAAATTGATGCAACATGAAATGACTCATCTTATGATTTTGTGACTGTGTCTTCTGTTTAAATTTGTCACCACATCTGTAAATTACCAGCATTCATGCATGGAGGTCACCTGATTTAATATGTGTAATATTAATGGTAAATACTTATAATTAAAATTTAGTAGATTGTGTTTCTGTTCCTGTCTTTTAATTAAATGCAGAATTTTTTAAAGTCACAGCCAGAGAATGAAATTATCACCTGCCACCTGCTAAgtaacagggtaaatgttggctgtggcaggtagacatttcaggtcacctgccaccatgccaccttatattaagaaatacaattttaaaaagcaattcctaagtTTGAAATAGTCAGGTATTAAAGTtccatgatatattccatatttatACTGTCTTGTACTAATTCAATGTTTACAATCctaaagcgttctacatagatctcagaagtggcagacaaaaaaaatgtagtggccggtagaaatgttcagtgacctgccacagcggtaggtgaggaaaaaacttgatttcagaccctggtcacAGCCGTGAAACATCTTAAAGCAGACATTTGTTTCACATTAATTTGACTTGtaatagcaggaaaagcacaggtgtaactaatagcGTTACACTCAATGTATTCACTGACTCTTAATCGTAGCAAACAGTATGCGATGGTCATTAAATCAAAGATTACACAGAtggcaatgttaaaaaaaagtgcaatgtATAAAAAAGATTTCCTTctaaaaatagtttttattcAAGACTAACTAAATATGACATTTTGATTACTTGTATTTTCACTATAATCATCAAAAATAGAGTAAGCCAGTGCTGTAAAGTATGAAATAGTAAACTGCAGTTTACACTAGTTTTACAGAACTTTAATGCAGAACAGCATTTAGACAGTAAACTAAAGAAACGCATTGGAGTTGTGGTAAAGTAATCAGTGAACGTGTTACAATGATTCCCagttgggctgcaactaacaattattttctgtaacgattaatctattgattatttttttataattagtattttattgattttttatatgaccattgtcacattttggtccACAAATCAAACTcctatatgcaaaaaaaatattaacataaaaagaaaatagattaaaaaaaaaacataaattaatacgtttaaaaaataatatctacAAAATCCTAGCAttcaaataaaatgcaaaaataaatatataaaataaaaaacaaatcaaatacatattCCTACATTCAGTTGCACCATGGTCTAACCTAATTTACAAGCAATCAATTTTCAGTGCTTTACTTCAAGGTCCGTCCACATGAGCAATGTATTCCAAGTAGTCTCCCCACTTATGCCACatattttcttgattattttcttgattaatcgataatttgtttggtctataagtgtttcccaaagcccaggatgacgtcctcaaatgtcttgttttgtccacaactctaagatattcagtttactgtcatagaggagtaaagaaaccagaaaatactcacatttcagaagctggaatcagagaatttttacttatTGAACATTTTCTGAAAAGTCAGTTTTATGTATAAATGAACCTTGTAGTAGAGTCTGTTTTTGGCTAATCAGATCattgaataatttaattaaaggcACTAGGTAGTTCATCACATTGATGCCAAAAGCTTCAGTATCAATCCAACATTGCCATAAACAGTCCTGCTCAATGATTTGCAACATTGCCCACAATGATCTAATGATCTAGGTTGCTGCAGCAGCAAACATTTGGCACAAGTTCAGACTAATGAAAGCATCATTAATGTGTGTGACAATGGTGGATGTAGCTATAATGCAATCTGATGTTCCCAAAATATCACCTGCATCTCTGCTCTCAAAGTAAAACTGTGATGCACAacagcttgtttttgtttttttggtgaattttaTGTACATTTCTAAGAACCGCCCTGGTTTGTCTCAAGAGATAAAACCTTAAACGTGGAGGAGCTCAGCGCTCGTGTGTCTTTTCTCCTTCCTAGAAGTAAACATCAGATCGGTTTACTAAGCAGCTTAGCTGTGGTTTTTGGTTATGTAAAGGCTTTGCTTTGGCCTCGACGACTCGACTGGAGGCATCACACTGAATTAGGAGCAGTGAGAAGCCCAAATTTGCACCTTCAATACATTTGGACACCAGAAAAGCTGTTAATAACACTATTTTACTATCATTGTAGTGAGCATAGCTGGTAGTATTCATGTATGTATTCATGTGTTACCTGTCTTTAAAGAGACTCCTCTCAGATCCAAAAGGGGGTTCAGTCCAATCAAGTGTTTTTCAGGACAACTGAGGCCAAAGATTATGAGGTTAATTAGTCATCTCATCCATTTACAGGTGTTTCCACTTTCAGACCAGTGCACACAAGCTTATCCTCCTGACAGGACTTCAACATTACTTCTTGTTGACATTGATTTGCAATGAATCAGGAaaataaaatgcacatttttttctagTTAGATTTGTTCTAAAGTTAATAAAGTCTTCCTGCAGATAGAGATACTtacatatgtatatttataatggTTGCAAGTTTGCAGCAAACATCCACTCCACAGATATATGATTGTCTGATCTCTCATGTTATTATTGATGGATGCTCTCCAACGCACCAGAGCGGGAgaggggaggtgtgtgtgtgtgtgtgtgtgtgtgtgtgtgtgtgtgtgcgtgtgtgtgtgcgtgtgtgtgtgtgtgtgtgtgtgagtgaggagGGTTCAATCACCATCTGTTGAGCAGTCCCATCCCCAAGCCCATTCATCTTTGTCCCTGCTCACCCAGGCCACTGGAAAATGAGACACAGTCGATAACCCTAAATTAGTCAAGCACTCCTGACGAGGTGGAATTATGAATTCTCATTTACGTCGGGCTAAAGTTCCCTCGCATGCAACCAGATGGTCAAAGAACAATAGACGCTGGCATGAAGATGAGGTGGTCAAGCATGACCTCTGAGATGAAGACTgcctttattataaaaaaatattgaaaatagaTCTGTATGTGGTGAAATTTAAGcttaaaaacagaagaaaaaccCCACTATGAGTGTAATAATCACACACTAAGATTGTATTCGTCCCTCGTCTTGTGCTGCAcacgtgcttgtgtgtgtgttgttcccTAGGAGGGACTTGCTGGTGTCTAGCTCCAGTCAGTGCTGCAGTGGATTAGTCTGCTGCATTTAGTGCAGAGAAGAGGGTGCAGGAGCTTTCGGTCAGTGTTCGAGTGTCAGATCTTCAAGATGCAGCGCATCTACATGCAAAGCAATGAACACTTTGAAGTCTTCACCACTGTCCTTGCTCCTCAAGGTGAGTGGAATCATATCTGCAGTGGAGTGGGGCTCAGCATGACATCATTTTTCATTCATATCGATGGCAGATGATTAATAAATAACGGGGGTGgattgttttctctccctgtGGACTGTTCATTTACTGAAGGACAATGTTGTAGAGATACTTATGTACATGCATTTGgttacagacatgcacatttGCATATAAAACTAACCCTTTTTTGCTGATTCATTTCCACTCTCATTGGTTAACAGGGAGGAATCGATACAGAGCAGAAGCTGAAAAGGCAAGTTAAACATTCAAATATCCATTTAATATGCATTAATACAAATGTACCACTGGCTGTAGGTTATTAGTTTAACTGCATGTAGGTCTTAAACAGCAGGAATATGATTCAAATCtgattatttaatattttctaagTTTTAAATATGATGGAGATTGATTGATATGAGTTTGATGTTATGTAAAGTCAATTTCCTGTGGCTCCATTATGTGTTTAATTCATCAAATTCCTCTGATAAACACGGACCACATTTAGGAGGAACAGATAATGAAGAGTACAGCCAGATTTAGGGTTTCTATTTCACTAATCTCTGAGTCTTCTTGACACATAATCCTCTCCATTCACCGAGTCCAACCTGGAGATTACAGAGAACAACACAGACAGTGACTACAGCTTTTTATAAGTGCAACAAAAAGGAATGCAAACTCATTGTACCTTATTTAAATTCAGTGTAAAATGACATTACAAATACACAATCTAAAGTAAATATGACCTTCTGTAAACCTCCCTTTGTCCATTAGATGGTAGTGGTGCACAACTACAGGCCCCACTGGCCAGATGAGCTGGAGCTGTCTCTGGGTGACGTCATCCTGGTGCTGCCCAgaccagaggaggagaggtggttTGGGCGGCTGCAGGACGGCCAGCAGGGATACTTCCCCGCCTCCTGTGTGATGGAGCTGAGCCAGGTTGGTTGGCTGCAGGCCTGACGAATGTGCTCAGCAATGCAGCAGTACTGGactgtgttgttgctgctgctgctgctgctgctgcttaatGTCAGAAGGCAGATTGCACTTTCTATTCTGTTCCTCCACAACAGTGAAAACCTACTTTATCAATCAGCTTCTTACTATGAGCAATGGGATGTACatgaacacattattttctgtcAAAGTCAGAACATATTTTGCTTATTTTTACCaacttattttgttaaattaatacatttttttttcctcacaaactTTAATTTTGATTGTTGCatatttaaaggggcactccaccaaTTTTTGCACATGAAGTACAGCCCAGCATGTGAAAAGAGgcgtcttctgtggctctgttAGGAGCTTTTATAAGTCTGgcaaaataaccctgatgatgtcacggtgatgtcatcagggttaccTCAATTTGGCTTCAAATGTTCTAACCAAAAAGCCGGCATTAGAAACTGGATTTGTGGCGTTTGAAATAAGTGGTGACTTAGGAAGCTGGGAAGGTCTAATGAAAGGCattattgagttgcattatgggaaatgtagtatcTCATATAGCTGCCTTACAAACTCAAACACACCCGATGGTTCCTCTTCTCAGGTGAAAGCCCTGCGAAGGAGTTTATCTCTGAGAAGCTCAGCGTCGGACAATGATTCGGGTGTACGCAGCAGACATGGAAAGTAAGTGTAAAACTCACTCaacaaacacaataacaaaacacacacgTCGCTCTCAACAAGTGCACACACCCAGCACCCAGCACCCAGCACCCAGCACCCAGCAGCTGTTCCACCACCGAACCCCCTACACATCCCCCATCCCCAAATCCCATCCCTCTGCTCTCCGCCCAGCGCCCCTGAACAGGTGGCCCCTCTCGTCCCTCATTAGTTGACAAAGCACACTGATTACTAACCCCCCTGAACACACACGTACATGCAGgcgtgcgcgcacacacacacacacacacacacacacacacacacacacacacacacacacacacacacacacacacacacacacacacacacacacacacacacacacacacgcacacacacacacacacacacacacacacacacacacacacacacacacactatctagTCAATCCCCTCTCACTGCACAGCATCTCATTAAGAAGGAGCAGGAGGGAAATGAAAGAGCAGTTTTCCATATCAAATTATATGAAAATGTTTGACAGCTCGATCAAAATCTTAATATTTATAATGGTTCGCCAAATATAAAATTTATCAACGCTATATTCAAGTGTGCAAAAGTTGTTGTACTGTATCTCTCTTGCAGTTTATTTGACAGtagggggcttttattttttgaccGCCTGCCACTGAACCTCGCTCACACACTCTCGTAAACACAGCACCACACAGAGCCCTCTGTACGGCTCCGTGCCTGTCTTGTCTGCTAGCGGTGGAATTTGGGTCATGAGGAATAAACAGGGCCTTTGTGTTTGTTATTTCCTCTTTGTCCCCCAGTGGACACATTCGGCAGGCACTCGGGAGGGGGAGCAGGGGAGGAGGAGCGGGACTGGATGGGGGCCAAGGCGAGAGCGAGGGCCCCTTCCCGGTGCGGAGGCCCCAGATCCCTGTGCCTCAGCCCGTGGCCTCCCCAGCTCAGACACACAGATCCCCAAGCCTGCTCCACAGGATCTTGTCCAAGTGCCGGAAAAAGAGTGAATGCCAGGGCGCCACCAACGGGGCCTTCGAGGGCGACTAAAAGAGGCCCTCCTCTTTGTCCTGGGTGGCTGAGCCCAGTTCACTTTGGTGGGGCTGCGTTGGGGGGGATTGTACGTGTGAATGCAGGAActtctaaaaatgtgcaaagacAGGTCCTGAATATCCTGATGTGGGCTGGTACTCATTTCCATACCAGGTATTCTTGACTTGCCTGCATTTCTAGAAGCAGGCGGTTGATTTGTGAGTATATACAGACTTAAATCGATGATGTCACAGAAGGTGTTTTGCCTgatgtgacatcactgatggTGGTGTGTCCCACAAGTGCAACATGTTTGAATGTACAGAGAGCTGAGCAGCTGCTGTTTTCTGCCTTGTTATTCAGCATGGTGAGATCAAATGCCAGGCGTAGAATATatatcacaaatatataataacaatacttGCATTCATATGTGTAAAGTAACATAGGAGTTAAAGGCAATCAATGAAGCAATTAGATGCTGCTTAACTGATCAAATGTAGCCTCTTTTTATGACACCGATGCTGCTATCTAgagaaattatattttcattgctTGTGCACATTTTGTTCCTGTTTCTTAACTTCATCTGTTCATGTGAATCTGCTTAATAtgtagttattattataataataaaaccagtAAACCCTGACTGGCTATCATCTTTTTATTTCAGTGGAAACTCAGTATATTACCTCATACTCCTGTTCATTTCCCTGTGAACACACTGGGCCTCCCTCCTATTTAACAGTGccggaggaggaagaaaaaaaaaaaaaaaaaactctctcaaGCGAAAGGAAGTGTGATTGAGGCCTCCTGAAAGCCTCGCCGAAGGACCAGGGATTGTGCCGGTTGCCCCGGCAACGCTAAAGCAGCTCTCAGAAGTCGCATGTAGTCTTCTTCATCTGCGGTGCCTCCCAGCATGTCCCCGTAGCGGGGTCTCTATAGGGTGGGCTGTAGATTACACCAAACCTAATCCCTAACCTTGGCCTTGACCTCCGTAGGGAaacacactcctcctcctcctcctcctcctcttcctcccccaccATTTAATATTCACTGTTGTATAATCCTTTGTAATAAAGGCTGTAGGAGGCAGTCACTCTGGGGCCAGTGTTTGGGCGGCATGTCTTGAACTGGGAAGGGTGTAAATGTTTCAAAGAGAGGCAGCTCCACTGGTCCTCTGAGCAAACTCTGATTCATGAGGAGAATATTTTGTGTGGGCCTTTCCTCTGCCGTTACAGCTTATCGTGACATTATGACTCTCACTTTTTAAATAGAGGGAGGAAATACTGGGAATATTACACGTCTGTAATTCAAATTTTGACCTTCAATcacccagtggtggaagaagtactcagatcttttacttaagtataaatACTCTGCAACAAGAAAAAGTCCTGCATCACTTAAGTAGAAAAGTATTGGctttaaaatatacttaaatcaCCATaattaaaagtactcattatgcagaatggcccatttcagaatcatattatcataattattgatgcattaacatgttcatcactttaatgttgcagctggtaaacaTGGGGctatttttattactttatatacGGCCGGTATCTTAacgtataataatatattggaaTGTATTtgctgatttatattttgtattaataatctttatttgtaaagtaacttatcaaataaatatattggagtacaaagtacaatattACCTCTGAGatttagtggagtaaaagtaacataacatacatacaaacatacagtactttagtaaatgtacttaccaCATATGACAGGATATTAAAGAAGATATTGTCTAATTCCTTTAATGagataaactgtacaatatgTGCATGAATAGGAGGTGTATATCTTATCTCAAAACGTACCAACTTCTGGGAGTGTAAGTGGTGGATTAGTACTCACATAAATTGGAAGTAATACATTCAAATTCAGAGATGGTTGTTGCTTCAAAACATGGCAAATGCCCACTCAAATGAGAGTCTGACTTAcctcacacactgacacacacaagtGGAAACAGTGACCTATATAGGGCGGAAAGGCCAGGGTCCAattttaccacacacacacacaaacacacacactcagggcTGTGGACTCTCCCGCCTAAAAGTGTCCTAACcatgctgtgctgtgctggGTGTCTTCGGGGGGGATGGGAGGAAGGGTAACAGGGTGCCTGCCAGATGACTGCTCTGTCAGCCCAATAATGGGCTGCCATCTGCTGTCTAGCATACACAAAggcaaacagtgtgtgtgtgtgtgcgtgtgcttgcTTTTGGGGTGTGTGCTCAGAGGAAGAAGGCAGGGGAGGTTTGGTTGGACGCCTGCAGGCTCTGTTTCATGTCTTCAGTGTACAAGGTAGACAcagaaatgaacacacacaccttacTTAGTCCACTAAAGGCTAACTCAAGGACTATAGAGGGTACCAGACCTGTACGGGACACTAAAAATGGTTGATGCACACCGTGGCGTGTCAAGATTTGCAGcatatgtaaataaaaagatagaaaatataatttgacaAGACTAATCTGCATACAACAGGTATGTGTGTACATATCAATAAGTCACTACAATCTAAGGATTGCTTCCCTTAAAACACATGTATGAAGCATAAGGTGGAGGCGCTGCTGCCAATAACCAATTAAGTGGCAAAAGGTCCCTGACATCTTTCAACTCTTGAGCGCGGGTCACTCAAGAACAAAAGACCCTCTTGTAGGAGAACGAGAGCGAAGGGAGGACAGATTGATGAAGTGGACATGGCGTGCATGCGGCGCCCGTGTGTTTATGTGCGCATTGTTTTGCTTGCATGTGCACCGCCGCTGCTCCTTCAGCATAAGGCAAGTCGTCACGTCCTTTGCCTCCCTCCGTTCGGGGGGCAATTGAGTGAATGGGCCTGTAAAACCAACAGCCCCGAGGACAAAGGAGCCCGGGGGCATTAAGTCATGGGTGAGTGGGCCCCTTTAGGGGCAGCAGCTGACCCTGTGGAGAGGCCTCTTGTTCTGGTGGAGGGGGCTCGTGTCCCTGGACCCCAGGCCAAGTTGACAGCATCCCAacatatacatgcacacatgaCAAGAGGTTCAAACCACTCTATCAGATGTCAAACAAGTCACCTGCGTTGCTGTCAACTCCACCTGGGAGAAAGGGGAGATTAAAGGCGCCAGGATTTCCGTTTTCGTCAAGAAAATGTCTTTCAAGGAATCAGTATTTGGCAAGAGCTCAAGAGGTTGCTACGCCTGCTGTGAGCATGTCAGAAAAACTAAAGGATCATAAGAAATCTTTATTACGTGGGAAACACCATGTAACCTATACTAATTTGTACAAGGGCGCTTGGCAGAGAGAgaagtcaaagtcaaagtttcataaatgtcatgcaacatttatttttcaaaattaagTACATGGTTACAAAGACAGTTGGCAGGATCTCTATGGTACCTTGGTTACGATTTCAACTGAAAATGCTACAAAAGTGTTAAATCTGTGATTCACCTCGTCGATTAAAGCAAAGTCCAGCATCTTGTGTATTGCTCATGCATAactacagtagtatataacAGCTGCTGCTATCCTGTATATGTACTTAATTCCCTCAAAACCTATGATGTTACAAGGCCAGATGTTGTTAACGTACAAACATATTAACTTAACAAATGGAATGTACAAACACAagtcaaaccaacaaacaaggACATGTAATTATATACAGATTAGACACATCTCAGCCACCAGATTCAAAAACAAATGTGGATGTTAGTCTGCTTTCTGTTTCAGAGTTGTGAACTGTATACTCCTGATCTTTCCACTTGATCTCCCTGACAAGATTCCCTTCTTATTCTCACTCAAATGCTTAATGCAGGATAATCCAGATTATAACCAATACTGGATCCGCTAATGCCGATAATACAAAGAAGAGCATTTATAGCTCTAGTGTTACTTCACCAGATTATAGACGGGATGcttaaaaatgacatgaatCAGCCTGTTAACATGGAAGCACAGTGCAGTACATTTCTGTAGAATCACACCCAAATCTGTGcatatttacattacatttttaagcACTTTGTTCACTCACAATAACAAGTTGAGCTGGTAGGGGTTTGgggtcttgctcaagggcattTCAGCAGGATACGAGATTGTTGCAACACTGGCTGCTGCAGGGATTAAATTTTGATCTTGTTGTAATAAGACGGTCTGTGTTAGCcgtctaaataaaaaaatgtaatgtaaggCTTCAATGTAGTGTATTTAAGCACACATTTCTGCAGCAGaacaggagaaaatatgttaaAATCAAGCAGCAGATCAATGTAATGTCAGCATTCATTACAAAACGGGGAGACAACCGtctaacacacacgcacaaacacacagcaaaaaTAAAAGGACAAGAGCTACATCATCAGAAtgaacaaacatttaaaattaaatgatgagtaaaaagtgcaatttgTCTATGATTAGAGGTCGGAGATGGAGTCCCGCTACCTAATAGCGAAGAACACATTTGAATCAAAAGGA
Coding sequences:
- the rrs1 gene encoding ribosome biogenesis regulatory protein homolog — its product is MASCSVEELLAKAEQEDAEKLKSISVQKELDLDFDIGNLLASDKNRIEWKKGEKKEDFLRVLARDNTQLLINEIWKRPTERVEEAIVTKLPEQTTPLPRTKPAPKRKAPTKWEEFAKLKGIQKKKKTNLVWDETAKDWKRRWGYQRAKDDTKEWLIEVPVTADPNEDQFAKRAKAKKERVAKNEYNRLKNIARAQKVKVPGVGLTPMAQQNKEDLSKAVSVAKVSTASAGRFQDRLPKEKPPKNTGKRRKFEPLIGDFSTEKHKQLELLKLMGGKGPKLDITRAVDKQIREENREEAAARFKKGAGKKGRRSNMGGKGGKGGKGGGGKFGGGKGGKAGGGGGKGKAGGGGGGGRRREGKAGGEGGKRRGKPGKR
- the si:dkey-97a13.12 gene encoding uncharacterized protein si:dkey-97a13.12, producing MQRIYMQSNEHFEVFTTVLAPQGRNRYRAEAEKMVVVHNYRPHWPDELELSLGDVILVLPRPEEERWFGRLQDGQQGYFPASCVMELSQVKALRRSLSLRSSASDNDSGVRSRHGNGHIRQALGRGSRGGGAGLDGGQGESEGPFPVRRPQIPVPQPVASPAQTHRSPSLLHRILSKCRKKSECQGATNGAFEGD